CGACCAACTGAGCCGAGCCAGACGATGAGCCGAGGCTGCACCACGCGGTCAGTCCGTCGCGAAAATCCTCGACGATCTCGCGCCGGCCGAGCCACGCCCGGTCCACTCGAACCAGGTGGGCCTGCTGAAAATTCCAATCGCCCTCGTTGAATGCCACCGTCAGATCGCCGTTTGGCAGTTGAGCCACGTAAGGGTACATGACTCCCCAATAGACGTCGGTGGCGGTCAGAGGATAGTCGGTGTGGGCGATCTCGTCTCCGCCGTAGAACGCTCGGCCGTCGTCGGAAACCGCGAGCATCAGGCTATGGCGGGCGTAGGCCGAATCGACGCACGGGTTCCACGCCAACAGGATGCGCCCGTCGGCGAGTTTGACCAGCACCGCCGGCGCATTGCCGGAAGGAACCGACGACGGCTGCGGCGCGCTCCACGACAGACCTCCATCGTGCGAAAACGACTCCCACTGGCAGCCGTGCTGCGTCCGCAACAGCATCCACACCCGCCCGTCGGGCAGTTCGACGACGCTTGGCTCCAGCGCTCCGCTTTCCATCCCCGCTCCGCCCACGTCGAGCACCGATGGCGAGACCTGCCACGTGGCCCCCTCGTCATCGGAAACCAGGGCCGAGACCACCGACTTGCCAGCCTGCCCGGTCATCAGGCCGTACGGATAGACCACGCGGCCGGAGGAAAGCTGCGTCATCGAAAGCGGCGGACATTGATAGCGCCCCCGCGCGGGCAGCCGTGAAGGCGCCGACCACGTCCCGCCGCCGTCATCGGAAAACATGGCCCAGCCTTCGCACAGCGACTTGGCCGGGTCCAGATCGGGACTGAACCCGCCGAAGCGGACAAACGTCAGCAGAATCCGCCCGCTGCGCAACCTCAGCATGGCGGAAGGAATCTGCGCATACTCTCGCGTGCCGGCAAGCAGCACGCGCCCCTCGTCCCACGTGCGGCCGCCGTCGGCGGACTCTCTCAACTCGGCCCGGCAAAGATGAAAAATCCCCGGCCGCGGAAACACCGGCCCGGAAACCAACCACAATAGCCGCCCATCATCGGCGGCCGCAATCGGTCCGGCAAGCGTGGTTCGGTATCGGCGATCAGTGCCTAACATGTGGGTTTGTGCCACGAGACTGTCTCCAACAACTTTCATAGTCCGAAGGATAATACCGGACGCAGGCCCGGTCAGTCCAGAAAACGCGGGCATTTTCGCCAGCCCAACGGCGAATACACGACAAGGACCGGGGCAATACCCACTGGATAAGGGCCTCCGGGAACGCCCATGGGGACCGATAACGCCACAAATCCTTGCCAAAGCCGCAGTTATCGCCCCCAGCCGGCCGAATTGACCCAGGATAAGCCCTTGCCCCATACACCCGGATTTGCTTATAATGGATGCAGCAGCCGCACTGAGCGACTTGCGAA
Above is a window of Phycisphaerae bacterium DNA encoding:
- a CDS encoding exo-alpha-sialidase encodes the protein MAQTHMLGTDRRYRTTLAGPIAAADDGRLLWLVSGPVFPRPGIFHLCRAELRESADGGRTWDEGRVLLAGTREYAQIPSAMLRLRSGRILLTFVRFGGFSPDLDPAKSLCEGWAMFSDDGGGTWSAPSRLPARGRYQCPPLSMTQLSSGRVVYPYGLMTGQAGKSVVSALVSDDEGATWQVSPSVLDVGGAGMESGALEPSVVELPDGRVWMLLRTQHGCQWESFSHDGGLSWSAPQPSSVPSGNAPAVLVKLADGRILLAWNPCVDSAYARHSLMLAVSDDGRAFYGGDEIAHTDYPLTATDVYWGVMYPYVAQLPNGDLTVAFNEGDWNFQQAHLVRVDRAWLGRREIVEDFRDGLTAWCSLGSSSGSAQLVDPDDDQAGAALRVEDSGAGPAGIVRAFPLLTEGKVTLTLSVHKPSGYLLFGDVFLYAGQVRSARLRVRFADGGRILVGAGSASRVETSVADHVPWYAHTAFPIGYEVEYPQPWPQDRRFDLVLQLSKGQAGITVDSGPEVALELGSTLGLWHLGLAADQHGAVTLRRARWTP